A section of the Euryarchaeota archaeon genome encodes:
- a CDS encoding glycosyltransferase family 4 protein encodes MHIVSVNPYFFPYHGGIERRMHGIAARLVDRGHKVTVITSQLAGTKPREEIDGIDVIRLPSKFYSIFNYNPPYVRSKGLERTLEELHPDVIDYHYRWSPGYTRAVAKFIRRTPVVFTYHNTYGEGTGLLRYVSLLNDYLFMRFLKRTQRVVAISQFIADDIVSRGVTPELVRTVYMAIGNPLDPSSDSAWAAVGHGGEYDPRPGPDGRPYACFVGRLVTTKGLRYLIEAAALGDFGVDVKVIGKGPELGRLRSQAKRAGVERRVQMLGYVEEKEKEALLSHAAFLVHPAVYESFGLAIAEAMHHGLPVVATNVGGIPEVVGDGGVLVEPRNPRMLHNAIRTLAADPDMGRSLSKRAKAHVERFRWDHLVDGMEKVFEEVSRR; translated from the coding sequence TCTCCGTGAATCCCTATTTCTTCCCATACCACGGCGGAATCGAGCGCCGGATGCACGGCATCGCCGCGCGGCTCGTCGACCGCGGGCACAAGGTGACCGTCATCACGTCCCAACTCGCGGGCACAAAACCGCGCGAGGAGATCGACGGGATCGACGTGATCCGGCTCCCCTCGAAGTTCTATTCGATATTCAACTACAACCCGCCGTACGTACGATCGAAGGGGTTGGAAAGGACGCTGGAAGAACTCCATCCGGACGTCATCGATTACCACTATCGGTGGTCACCCGGGTACACGCGCGCCGTCGCGAAGTTCATCCGACGCACTCCCGTGGTCTTCACTTACCACAACACGTACGGCGAGGGAACCGGTCTTCTCCGCTATGTGTCCCTGCTCAACGATTACCTCTTCATGCGATTCCTCAAGCGAACGCAACGCGTCGTCGCCATCAGCCAATTCATCGCCGACGACATCGTTTCCCGCGGCGTCACGCCGGAACTCGTCCGCACGGTCTACATGGCGATCGGCAATCCCCTCGATCCGTCGTCCGATTCCGCTTGGGCGGCGGTGGGACATGGCGGCGAGTACGACCCGCGGCCAGGCCCCGACGGGCGTCCGTACGCGTGTTTCGTGGGGCGCCTCGTGACGACGAAGGGCCTGCGGTACCTCATCGAGGCCGCCGCGCTCGGCGATTTCGGCGTGGACGTGAAGGTGATCGGCAAGGGCCCCGAACTTGGAAGGTTGCGCTCGCAGGCGAAACGCGCCGGCGTCGAGCGCCGGGTCCAGATGCTCGGCTATGTGGAGGAGAAGGAGAAGGAGGCGTTGCTCAGCCACGCGGCCTTCCTCGTCCACCCCGCCGTCTATGAATCGTTCGGCCTCGCGATCGCGGAAGCGATGCACCATGGCCTTCCCGTGGTCGCAACGAACGTGGGCGGGATACCCGAGGTCGTCGGCGACGGCGGCGTGTTGGTGGAACCGCGTAACCCCAGGATGCTCCACAACGCGATCAGGACGCTCGCGGCGGATCCTGACATGGGCCGCAGCCTTTCAAAGCGCGCGAAGGCACACGTGGAGCGCTTCCGCTGGGACCACCTTGTCGACGGGATGGAGAAGGTCTTCGAGGAAGTATCACGACGATGA
- the tatC gene encoding twin-arginine translocase subunit TatC, with protein sequence MRNGAVAILSVLLVLGPATASAAGSDHATIVYQESERAFRVTESISFVSWENATAASGSLQLALPGGALDVVVSGAPHPIDAWHRSEAATIVVFVDGGTSGPVGEETITLRYLMGSESWDSPSRPGAATSNYTFFLFKGWNVTVDGHAVDAVGARFGRDGFTSSVSTSEDDATTIAFLPPAGRSLLYFYAGALVALIAVIGLAVSALRARRSAPRLEGTPLQHLGELSSRLRIVFLVLIVSTFAFFSFGLKEASVGDAAYFYPVPSFTENVATQVFSALAGGLVPAGVSLIVTSPTDAAFVNLEVAIFLGSLTTLPVLSFETAMFIGPALRREERRAVFSLVLPAIVLFTTGAAFAYFVLLPSMLSLLYAYAVPIGALQLLRVEDLVSFAVTTMLIFGLAFELPLIMAGLSRFGMIGHRTWIKYWRHVVVGIFVAAAIVTPDPSVVNQVLVAVPLIALYGLGIVAARAVSSKKGSSQR encoded by the coding sequence GTGAGAAACGGCGCGGTCGCGATCCTTTCGGTACTGCTGGTCCTAGGGCCTGCAACCGCATCTGCCGCCGGCTCCGACCACGCGACCATCGTCTACCAGGAGAGCGAGCGTGCGTTTCGCGTCACCGAATCGATCTCGTTCGTGTCGTGGGAGAATGCGACCGCCGCGAGCGGAAGTCTCCAGCTCGCGCTACCGGGCGGAGCGCTTGACGTCGTGGTCTCCGGCGCTCCACATCCGATCGACGCGTGGCATCGCTCTGAGGCCGCAACGATCGTGGTGTTCGTCGATGGGGGCACTTCAGGCCCTGTCGGTGAAGAGACGATCACCTTGCGCTACCTCATGGGAAGCGAGAGTTGGGACTCGCCATCTCGCCCGGGAGCGGCGACGTCGAACTACACGTTCTTCCTTTTCAAGGGTTGGAACGTCACGGTGGATGGACACGCCGTCGACGCGGTCGGGGCGCGATTCGGTCGCGACGGCTTCACGTCGTCCGTCTCCACCAGCGAAGACGATGCGACGACGATCGCCTTCTTGCCGCCGGCCGGGCGATCCCTCCTCTATTTCTACGCCGGCGCCCTCGTCGCCCTGATCGCGGTGATCGGACTCGCCGTCTCGGCCCTACGCGCGAGACGCAGCGCACCGAGGCTTGAAGGGACCCCCCTCCAGCATCTTGGCGAGCTCTCGTCGAGGCTCCGGATCGTTTTCCTCGTGTTGATAGTCTCGACCTTCGCGTTCTTCAGTTTCGGCCTCAAGGAGGCAAGCGTCGGCGATGCCGCGTATTTCTACCCCGTCCCATCGTTCACCGAGAACGTGGCGACACAGGTCTTCTCGGCGCTCGCCGGCGGACTCGTCCCCGCCGGGGTCAGCCTCATAGTCACAAGCCCGACGGACGCGGCCTTCGTTAACCTCGAGGTGGCGATCTTCCTCGGAAGTCTCACGACGCTCCCGGTCCTCTCCTTCGAGACGGCGATGTTCATCGGCCCGGCGTTACGCCGTGAGGAGCGGCGGGCTGTGTTTAGCCTCGTCCTGCCGGCGATCGTCCTGTTCACCACTGGAGCGGCGTTCGCGTACTTCGTCCTCCTCCCGTCGATGCTATCGTTACTTTACGCGTATGCGGTCCCGATCGGAGCGCTGCAGTTGCTTCGCGTCGAGGACCTCGTCTCGTTCGCGGTCACGACGATGCTCATCTTCGGACTCGCGTTCGAATTGCCATTGATCATGGCGGGCCTTTCCCGCTTCGGGATGATCGGCCATCGCACTTGGATCAAGTACTGGCGCCACGTGGTGGTCGGGATATTCGTGGCGGCCGCGATCGTGACCCCGGACCCGTCGGTCGTGAACCAAGTGCTCGTGGCCGTGCCGCTCATCGCACTCTATGGCCTCGGGATCGTGGCGGCTAGGGCCGTGTCGTCGAAAAAGGGCTCCTCGCAAAGGTGA
- a CDS encoding twin-arginine translocase TatA/TatE family subunit, protein MISPYLALFGVGGMELLLVIVVFIAFFGVERIPEAARAVGRLQAQVKTEMEKYKSEAQRAADHDVYRDAHAKAATTAGYELRRAAVELGIGIQGKTDDALRAEIREKMG, encoded by the coding sequence ATGATATCGCCATACCTCGCCCTCTTCGGCGTCGGAGGCATGGAACTCCTTCTCGTCATCGTGGTCTTCATCGCGTTCTTCGGAGTCGAACGCATCCCCGAGGCCGCGCGCGCCGTCGGCCGCCTCCAAGCGCAGGTGAAGACAGAGATGGAGAAGTACAAATCGGAGGCACAGCGAGCGGCCGACCACGACGTCTACCGGGACGCGCACGCGAAGGCCGCGACAACGGCGGGATACGAACTCCGACGCGCGGCCGTCGAACTTGGCATAGGGATCCAGGGGAAGACGGACGACGCACTTCGAGCCGAGATACGCGAGAAGATGGGTTGA
- the mobB gene encoding molybdopterin-guanine dinucleotide biosynthesis protein B has protein sequence MSNSGEGHEARSTVPKEPFILGFYGPSGSGKTTLVEAVVAQLTMRGFRVAAIKHITHPNFTIDTPGKDTWRMAAAGAVAVGASAPTETTIMSREPMPIARLVKELAAVSQPNVILIEGHREIPYPKVMVGDTREEPNTVLRHTGGAEKVVAYILENVPR, from the coding sequence TTGTCAAACTCTGGTGAGGGACACGAGGCGCGCTCGACAGTTCCAAAAGAACCGTTCATCCTCGGCTTCTACGGACCGTCGGGAAGCGGGAAGACGACTCTTGTCGAGGCGGTCGTCGCGCAACTCACGATGAGAGGCTTCCGCGTCGCGGCCATCAAGCACATAACGCACCCGAACTTCACCATAGACACGCCCGGGAAAGACACGTGGCGGATGGCCGCCGCCGGGGCCGTCGCCGTCGGTGCTTCGGCGCCGACGGAGACGACGATCATGAGCCGGGAACCGATGCCGATCGCCCGCCTCGTGAAGGAGCTCGCCGCGGTCTCGCAACCCAACGTGATCCTCATTGAAGGCCACCGCGAGATACCTTATCCCAAGGTGATGGTCGGCGACACGAGGGAAGAGCCGAACACCGTCTTACGTCACACGGGCGGTGCGGAAAAGGTCGTGGCGTACATCTTGGAGAATGTGCCGCGATGA
- a CDS encoding molybdopterin molybdotransferase MoeA, with product MSQAKLRGVKMRPFKALISVAEARRIMLDHARRVDGSERISTTKSVGRVLANDIKAPMDVPPFSRSAMDGFAVRASETFGASRSKPLVLRRIGSLHAGSSEAIPLDKGECVQVATGSMVAAGADAVVMVEDTHTSGRTVRVERAVPPGANISERGLDVKKGAVVLSAGDELTPARVGVLTSLGIAKVDVLRRVTVAVIPTGTEVADLGDRLRPGQIYDSNSYTLSSLFESHDALVKKYPIVPDKLETLVASLKRAAKEADLVVLSGGSSVGERDLLVDAVQRLGRILYHGVQIKPGKPILCATVGRTLVVGLPGYPVSCLSNGYIFIVPVLRLMQGLPPPVERTVRARMGERISASLGRLVFLTVRLRDGKVYTTYKESGALTSMAEADGYVEIPENVDYVEEGEEVIVKLW from the coding sequence TTGTCCCAAGCCAAACTCCGCGGCGTCAAGATGCGCCCCTTCAAAGCACTCATCTCCGTGGCCGAAGCGCGTCGCATAATGCTCGACCACGCTCGCCGCGTCGACGGATCCGAAAGGATATCGACGACGAAATCGGTCGGTCGCGTCCTTGCCAACGACATAAAGGCCCCGATGGACGTGCCACCGTTCTCGCGCTCCGCGATGGACGGTTTTGCGGTGAGGGCCTCCGAGACTTTCGGGGCGTCGCGCTCGAAGCCCCTGGTGCTTCGCCGCATCGGCTCTCTTCACGCCGGGTCAAGCGAGGCGATCCCTCTCGACAAGGGGGAGTGCGTGCAGGTCGCCACAGGCTCCATGGTGGCTGCCGGCGCCGACGCCGTGGTGATGGTGGAGGACACGCACACTTCGGGACGTACGGTGCGAGTCGAGCGCGCAGTCCCCCCGGGGGCGAACATCTCGGAACGGGGTCTGGATGTGAAGAAGGGCGCGGTCGTCCTTTCCGCCGGCGATGAATTGACCCCGGCGAGGGTCGGCGTGCTCACGTCGCTAGGCATCGCGAAGGTCGACGTGCTGCGGCGCGTCACGGTGGCCGTGATCCCCACAGGGACAGAGGTCGCGGACCTTGGCGACAGACTCCGCCCGGGCCAGATCTACGACAGCAACAGTTATACGCTTTCGTCGCTCTTCGAATCGCACGACGCACTCGTCAAGAAGTACCCCATAGTCCCCGACAAGTTGGAGACGCTTGTCGCAAGCTTGAAACGGGCGGCGAAGGAGGCGGATTTAGTCGTTCTTTCGGGCGGCTCATCGGTGGGCGAGAGGGACCTTCTAGTCGACGCCGTCCAGCGGCTCGGGAGAATCCTTTACCATGGCGTGCAGATCAAACCCGGTAAGCCGATCCTCTGTGCCACCGTGGGGCGCACTCTCGTCGTGGGCCTCCCTGGGTATCCGGTATCATGCCTCTCGAACGGTTACATCTTCATCGTCCCCGTCTTGCGTCTCATGCAAGGCCTTCCGCCTCCCGTCGAGAGGACCGTGAGAGCGAGGATGGGCGAACGCATCTCCGCTTCGCTCGGCAGGCTCGTTTTCCTCACCGTGAGGCTACGAGACGGCAAGGTCTACACGACGTACAAGGAGAGCGGAGCCCTTACATCGATGGCGGAAGCAGACGGTTATGTCGAGATCCCCGAGAACGTCGATTACGTGGAGGAGGGGGAGGAAGTCATTGTCAAACTCTGGTGA
- a CDS encoding bifunctional 5,10-methylenetetrahydrofolate dehydrogenase/5,10-methenyltetrahydrofolate cyclohydrolase: MVLILDGKKAAAEIRTEVKTEVARLGGSHGPPGLVAVIVGEDPASQTYVKNKEKAATEVGMRPEVLRLPASTSQAELLRELRGLNERKDVHGILVQQPLPAQIDEATIVRSVDPMKDVDCFHPENVGLLFQGHPRFAPATPSGVVELLRRNRIPISGREVVIVGRSNIVGRPLAALLLQKGETADATVTVCHSKTKDLPLVTRRADILVAAIGKAHFIKNGMVGEGAVVVDVGINRVPDDAGGSKIVGDVDFDAVSKVAAAISPVPGGVGPMTIAMLLKNTLHAARMRSG; encoded by the coding sequence ATGGTCCTCATCCTCGACGGAAAAAAGGCCGCGGCCGAGATCCGCACCGAAGTCAAGACCGAGGTCGCGCGGCTTGGAGGATCCCATGGTCCACCGGGCCTCGTCGCGGTCATCGTCGGCGAAGACCCGGCGTCCCAGACCTACGTCAAGAACAAGGAGAAGGCCGCCACCGAGGTCGGCATGCGGCCCGAGGTCCTGCGCCTTCCTGCCTCTACATCCCAGGCTGAACTTCTTCGCGAATTGAGGGGACTCAACGAGAGGAAGGACGTGCACGGCATCCTCGTCCAGCAACCGCTTCCCGCCCAGATCGACGAGGCCACCATCGTTCGTTCAGTGGACCCGATGAAGGACGTCGATTGCTTCCACCCGGAGAATGTCGGCCTCCTCTTCCAGGGGCACCCGCGTTTCGCTCCCGCGACACCTTCGGGCGTGGTCGAACTCCTTCGACGTAACAGGATCCCAATCTCTGGCCGCGAGGTCGTGATCGTGGGCCGGAGCAACATCGTTGGGCGGCCGCTCGCAGCGCTCCTTCTCCAAAAAGGCGAGACGGCGGACGCGACCGTGACGGTCTGCCACTCGAAGACGAAGGACCTGCCACTTGTGACGAGGCGGGCGGATATCCTCGTGGCGGCCATCGGGAAGGCGCATTTCATCAAGAACGGGATGGTGGGAGAAGGCGCGGTGGTGGTCGATGTCGGCATCAACCGCGTCCCGGACGACGCGGGCGGGTCCAAGATTGTGGGCGACGTGGATTTCGACGCGGTCTCCAAGGTCGCTGCGGCGATATCCCCTGTCCCCGGAGGCGTCGGTCCGATGACGATCGCTATGCTTCTCAAGAACACGCTTCACGCGGCCAGGATGAGGTCGGGCTGA
- a CDS encoding glucose 1-dehydrogenase has translation MGLLADKAAIITGGVKGAGRAIAETFAREGAYVLISTSRDLRDAEAAARKIEKLHGRRAVGVKCDVSDEGEVEAMVSRAVQEFGGIDVLVNNASFSVKGGWKAGIENLDVAAWRRAIDVDLTGTLLCTRSAAPHLKKRRGSVVNFASSAAIGGDPVLLMYSGAKVGMVGLTRALARDMAPETRVNAIAPGSIDSGWIEAWGLTEAEKRELIEEIPLKRIGTPADIAEAALFLASGESSYITGYVLRVDGGMTIG, from the coding sequence GTGGGCCTTCTAGCGGACAAGGCGGCGATAATCACCGGTGGCGTCAAGGGCGCGGGCCGCGCGATCGCGGAGACCTTCGCACGCGAAGGAGCGTACGTACTTATATCTACATCAAGGGATCTGCGGGACGCCGAGGCCGCGGCCCGCAAAATCGAGAAGCTCCACGGTCGACGCGCGGTCGGCGTGAAGTGCGACGTCTCGGACGAGGGGGAAGTCGAAGCGATGGTCTCGCGGGCGGTCCAGGAATTCGGCGGCATCGACGTCCTCGTGAACAACGCCTCGTTCAGCGTGAAGGGCGGTTGGAAAGCAGGAATCGAGAACCTCGACGTGGCGGCGTGGAGGCGGGCGATAGACGTGGACCTCACGGGGACGCTGCTTTGCACGCGTAGCGCAGCACCGCACCTCAAGAAGCGCCGGGGGAGTGTGGTCAATTTCGCATCGAGCGCCGCCATCGGAGGCGACCCCGTCCTTCTCATGTACAGCGGTGCGAAGGTCGGCATGGTGGGCCTCACGCGCGCACTAGCGCGCGACATGGCGCCAGAGACGCGGGTGAACGCCATCGCCCCGGGCTCCATCGATTCCGGGTGGATCGAGGCCTGGGGCCTCACCGAAGCGGAGAAGAGGGAACTCATCGAGGAGATCCCGTTGAAACGCATCGGCACGCCGGCCGACATCGCAGAAGCCGCGCTTTTTCTCGCAAGCGGCGAATCCTCCTACATCACGGGCTACGTGCTTCGAGTCGACGGAGGAATGACGATCGGATGA
- a CDS encoding 7-cyano-7-deazaguanine synthase, protein MNAMASTRPARKKAIVLLSGGLDSAVALWWAKDQGYDPIALTLSYHSRANRERDAARSVARRAGGYRHLEIDVGFLREAGDLGPTVSGKRDKTQHGAQGQGGVTNGEPTYIPARNVIFYGIASYYAEVLGAQAIIGGHTKGDGALFPDAGAKFFDALNVALSLGTEVGKEGKLEIMQPLISLDKAGVVRLGESLGAPMGATWSCHGTGERPCGECRGCTTRARGFQESGLVDRPLEP, encoded by the coding sequence ATGAACGCCATGGCTTCGACCCGTCCCGCTCGAAAAAAAGCCATCGTCCTTCTCTCCGGGGGACTTGATTCGGCGGTCGCTCTCTGGTGGGCGAAGGACCAAGGCTACGACCCCATCGCCCTTACCCTCTCGTACCATTCGAGGGCAAACCGCGAACGTGACGCGGCGCGCTCCGTCGCAAGACGCGCGGGCGGCTATCGCCATCTGGAGATCGATGTCGGGTTCCTCAGGGAAGCCGGCGATCTCGGGCCGACGGTTTCGGGAAAGCGCGACAAGACGCAGCACGGGGCGCAAGGTCAAGGCGGGGTCACGAACGGCGAGCCGACGTACATCCCGGCCCGCAACGTCATCTTCTACGGCATCGCCTCGTACTACGCCGAGGTGCTCGGCGCTCAGGCGATAATCGGCGGGCACACGAAAGGCGACGGCGCGCTCTTCCCGGACGCTGGAGCGAAGTTCTTCGACGCGCTGAACGTGGCCCTGTCGCTTGGCACCGAGGTGGGGAAGGAGGGGAAACTCGAGATCATGCAACCGCTGATTTCGCTCGACAAGGCCGGTGTAGTAAGACTCGGTGAAAGCCTCGGCGCTCCGATGGGCGCGACATGGAGCTGCCACGGAACGGGCGAACGCCCATGTGGAGAATGTCGCGGCTGTACGACGCGGGCAAGGGGTTTCCAAGAATCCGGACTTGTCGACCGCCCGCTCGAGCCGTAA
- a CDS encoding NTP transferase domain-containing protein produces MRAIILAAGEGMRLRPLTNSKPKVMIPVANRPILEYVVEALVKNKVKDITIVAGYRREVVQSYFEDGRRFDCKIKYVFQDSPIGTAHALSLAFDGPGESLVLGGDNIIDGDLVGAITSEGEGLRLAIAHSDNPAKYGVVQLSGKYVKSLEEKPREAKSDLVNAGVYVIPQGFRNLLNEAVKNGVHQLPDVIQAAIDNGEKVMGVKTAAGAWMDAVYPWDILNINAKILAREAPDEKKGSVIKGKAAIIRPTADVRGPTIVGDGSIIEANTVVYPSSAIGKNVTIGPACVIENSVIMDDAEIGPGSIIKNSVISSGVRTGPRFTAISGLADFKAQDGFYTLSDFGCVVGEDVVIGGNVSLEPGVVVGSRSTIRSNVNLSRSIPDSARVE; encoded by the coding sequence ATGAGGGCCATCATATTGGCGGCGGGCGAGGGGATGCGCCTTCGGCCTCTCACAAACTCCAAACCGAAGGTCATGATCCCGGTGGCGAACCGGCCTATACTCGAATACGTGGTCGAGGCCCTGGTCAAGAACAAGGTGAAGGACATCACCATAGTCGCCGGCTACCGCCGCGAGGTCGTCCAATCCTACTTCGAGGACGGCCGCCGGTTCGACTGCAAGATCAAGTACGTCTTCCAAGACTCTCCCATCGGGACCGCCCACGCCCTGTCTCTTGCATTCGACGGGCCCGGTGAATCGCTGGTCCTCGGCGGCGACAACATCATCGACGGCGACCTCGTCGGTGCAATCACCTCGGAGGGCGAGGGCCTTCGCCTCGCGATCGCCCACAGCGACAATCCGGCGAAGTACGGCGTCGTACAGCTCTCCGGCAAGTACGTGAAATCCTTGGAAGAGAAGCCGCGCGAAGCCAAGTCCGACCTCGTGAACGCGGGTGTCTACGTCATCCCGCAAGGCTTCAGGAACCTTTTGAACGAGGCCGTGAAGAACGGCGTTCACCAGCTTCCGGACGTGATCCAGGCGGCGATCGACAACGGCGAGAAGGTGATGGGTGTCAAGACCGCGGCCGGGGCATGGATGGACGCAGTCTACCCTTGGGACATCCTGAACATCAACGCCAAGATCCTCGCCCGCGAGGCGCCGGACGAGAAAAAGGGGTCGGTGATCAAGGGAAAGGCGGCGATCATCCGGCCGACGGCCGACGTGCGCGGGCCGACGATCGTCGGCGACGGTTCGATCATCGAAGCCAACACCGTCGTCTATCCGTCATCGGCCATAGGGAAGAACGTCACCATCGGCCCCGCCTGCGTCATCGAGAACAGCGTCATCATGGACGACGCCGAGATCGGGCCGGGCTCGATAATCAAGAACAGCGTCATATCGTCTGGCGTGCGGACAGGCCCGCGCTTCACGGCCATCTCGGGACTCGCCGACTTCAAGGCGCAGGACGGCTTCTACACGCTTTCCGACTTCGGATGCGTCGTCGGCGAGGACGTCGTGATCGGGGGGAACGTTTCGCTCGAACCCGGCGTCGTCGTGGGATCAAGGTCCACCATCAGGTCGAACGTGAACCTCAGCCGCTCGATCCCTGATTCTGCGAGGGTCGAATAG
- the glmS gene encoding glutamine--fructose-6-phosphate transaminase (isomerizing), translated as MCGIVGYCGEKNAPKLLLEGLRRLEYRGYDSAGIAIPLKGAFEVAREVGLVEKLAPTIPSTGKSGIGHTRWATHGGVTKRNAHPHLSCDGKVAVVHNGILSNFLTLKEQLIEEGHMFASETDTEVLAHMLEAAYKGSIEDAFFAVLKKIQGTFAIAVMHASEPDKVIAARSGPPLVVGLGDGENFLASDVTPLLEHTKKVFFLDDGHAVVITKRAAKLYDFAHRELKPKIVDVPWDAKDAEKGGYDHFMLKEIYEQPSAIHDVLLGRADATLQGRLELDGNVTAEVFSEIDRVMILACGTSYHAGLVGKRLFEDLAGLPVDIEIASEYRYAETRPTGRTLAIAITQSGETADTIAALQKAKRNDHPTLAITNVVGSTITRVADATYLIRAGPEVSVAATKSFTNQLVSLYLVAAAAGVRRGSLAPERARTLVNELKNLPRVVQRVIDKRSEIEALANSLAQADHIFYIGRGPAYPVALEGALKMKEISYIHAEGLSAGELKHGPLALLTPKTPVVALVPPGKSYEAMMGNIAEVRARNAVVLAVTQEGEREVEKVASDQVLIPKTDELLFPVPAAVLMQLLAYFAARKRGCEIDRPRNLAKSVTVE; from the coding sequence ATGTGCGGCATAGTGGGTTACTGCGGCGAGAAGAACGCGCCCAAGCTGCTTCTTGAAGGCCTGCGTCGCCTCGAATACCGCGGCTACGACTCGGCAGGGATCGCCATACCGCTCAAGGGGGCCTTCGAGGTCGCCCGCGAAGTGGGCCTCGTGGAGAAGCTCGCTCCGACGATCCCCTCGACAGGAAAGTCGGGTATCGGCCACACGCGCTGGGCGACACATGGCGGAGTCACGAAGAGGAACGCCCACCCGCACCTCTCCTGCGACGGAAAGGTGGCTGTGGTGCACAACGGCATCCTGTCGAACTTCCTGACGCTCAAGGAGCAACTTATCGAGGAAGGCCACATGTTCGCGTCGGAGACGGACACCGAGGTCCTCGCGCACATGTTGGAGGCCGCTTACAAGGGAAGCATCGAGGACGCGTTCTTCGCCGTGTTGAAGAAGATCCAAGGGACGTTCGCGATCGCCGTCATGCACGCCTCGGAGCCGGACAAGGTGATCGCGGCAAGATCGGGCCCACCGCTCGTCGTGGGGCTTGGCGATGGAGAGAACTTCCTCGCCTCCGACGTCACACCGCTTCTCGAGCACACGAAGAAGGTTTTCTTCCTCGACGACGGGCACGCGGTCGTGATAACGAAGCGGGCCGCGAAACTCTACGATTTCGCCCATAGGGAACTCAAGCCGAAGATCGTGGACGTCCCGTGGGACGCAAAAGACGCGGAGAAGGGCGGCTACGACCACTTCATGCTCAAAGAGATCTACGAGCAGCCCTCCGCGATCCACGACGTGCTCCTTGGCCGCGCGGACGCCACTCTCCAAGGACGGCTCGAGTTGGACGGAAACGTTACGGCGGAGGTCTTCTCCGAGATCGACCGCGTGATGATACTCGCGTGCGGCACGTCGTACCACGCGGGGCTCGTCGGCAAGCGCCTGTTCGAGGACCTCGCTGGGCTTCCGGTCGACATCGAGATCGCCTCCGAGTACCGCTACGCCGAGACGCGCCCGACCGGCCGCACGCTCGCGATCGCCATAACGCAAAGCGGCGAGACCGCCGACACGATAGCCGCCCTCCAGAAGGCAAAAAGGAACGATCACCCGACGCTGGCCATCACGAACGTGGTCGGGAGCACCATCACCCGGGTCGCCGACGCGACGTACCTGATACGGGCCGGACCCGAAGTGTCGGTGGCAGCCACGAAGAGCTTCACCAACCAGCTTGTCTCCCTCTACCTCGTGGCCGCGGCGGCGGGAGTCCGCCGCGGCAGCCTCGCGCCGGAGCGCGCGCGCACCCTCGTCAACGAACTCAAGAACCTGCCGCGGGTCGTCCAGCGAGTCATCGACAAGCGAAGCGAGATCGAGGCGCTGGCGAACAGCCTCGCCCAGGCAGACCACATCTTCTACATTGGTCGCGGGCCCGCGTATCCTGTCGCCCTCGAGGGCGCTCTCAAGATGAAGGAGATATCATACATCCACGCGGAGGGACTATCGGCCGGAGAGTTGAAGCACGGGCCGTTGGCCTTGCTTACGCCAAAGACGCCCGTCGTCGCCCTCGTTCCGCCGGGAAAAAGCTACGAGGCCATGATGGGGAACATCGCCGAGGTGCGGGCCCGCAACGCCGTCGTCCTCGCGGTCACGCAAGAAGGGGAACGCGAAGTGGAGAAGGTCGCGTCGGACCAGGTACTCATACCGAAGACCGACGAGTTGCTGTTTCCCGTTCCCGCGGCCGTCCTCATGCAGCTTCTCGCCTACTTCGCGGCCCGAAAGCGCGGCTGCGAGATCGATCGGCCCAGGAACCTCGCAAAATCGGTGACGGTGGAGTGA